ATTTCTCTACTCTgaccactatgccaaaaaggctttcagacgacataagtattgttttctgtcgtctgagtttttcagacgacataatttttttttgtgttgtctgaatatagactaaaaccatactcgttcaatttgaaaaaatggtcagcattcagacaacacatttctGTTGTTGTAAAAGAtgatgatttcctatctcaaatgtggagggatatccaaaatttgatcaggtacttttccctctcaaatagccgaactctagttgactagaaaatgttgtgacatttagacaacatttaaatctCGTTTGAGTGTGGAGCTTGTTTTAAAATCTTCTTATTTTGACTTGTGCGTTTTTACATAGATCCCTCGCAATTAAGTTATTTTCTGTCCTTCTCACTCGATCAGCTCTCTCAGCTCAACCTAGAACTCGCGAAACCGAAAACCTAAAAAACCAGCCTTTCTATTTCTCACTCAGCTCTCTCAGatctcgattctcactctctccttcGTCTTCTCGCTCTCTCGattcttcttcttagtctctccctcttcttcttagttttgattttagggtttgatcCTTCTATTTAGGGATGGGGTGATTGGAATTTACTTTTCCTCTTATCCTCGTCAAAATGACGAACACTGTTCGGTGTCTCAATTACTGAAAACCCagacctctctttctctctgactCTCAACCTCCTTCACTGTCAATGGCGGCGAAACGGTGGCATTCAGTGACTCTTGTCTTGGTCTCTCCATGAATTTGAAGTGAATCACTTAGTGACTCGTCGtccctctctctcaatctctcctgGACGGTCGTCAGCACTAGCACTCTCCCTCTATCCTTAAAGGTCCACGGCACCGAATCTTTCTCCTCGAATTAGATCAGGTGCAAGTTCTGGTCGTTTAagatttgtttttgaaaaagGTGTTGGCTTTGGTGAATTTTTTCGGGATTTATGTGATCTGGGTTTTCGTTCGATTtggtttttattgtgttttttatGCTTTTCTTGCTAGCTTTGGTTGCTGGGATATTGAaggcaaaataaaagagaagaaaatgaaatgggCTCTGTTTGATTGTTGGTTTGATCTTATTTGAGCTTCTGAATCTGTTTCTTTCGTTCAATTTTGAAGACTATAAAGAGTTAATTGGGACGGGCTTGGCAATTGGATCCATATAGATTCCAAACTACTTTTATTTTCCCTTCATCTTCTGTTTTGAGATTGGTCTTTATTGTTTGGTTCTCAAAATGTTGGACGACCACTTTGATTGAGTTCTTGTTGTTAGTgaatgctctctctctctcaatgtaAGTgaatgctctctctctctctctctctgagctaTTATAAGTAGAGCACGCTGATTATCTATCACTATTTTAGTTGCATGTATTTATCATTTTCATGTATGCGTGATGCTTTATGTCTTAATTTTGAAAAAGTTGAAGTGCTGACTAAAGTTCTCACAGAGGATTTAGACTAAGAAGTGATTGATTTCTGGCATCGATTATTGgtagcttcttctttttcgagCAGGCGAAGATTATTGTTAGTTATTGACAATGAGGGAGTTGAATGGTTTACAGGAGGTATGATTACAATATATGTTGGTGACTAAATGGTTGACAGGAGAGTTCTACATGAATGGTTTAGGGGATTAGGATTAGGTTTTTAGTGGTTTGGAAATCAATTGGTTGCAACAGTGTCATGGAGAGGCAATGTTAAGATGAATGAGCaacatttgaaaaaaaatatgcaCTTAAGAAATAGGAATGAAAATATTTCTTCACGGATAGGTATGGCATTGATAAGAGATCAAGGAAAAGTTGTTTGGGATAGTTGGTCAACTGTATAACAACTATAAAAGTGAAGGATTAATGACTGTTGATGGCATTACTTTTATATTATGTATTATGAGTTTCTGGATTGGTTTGCGTAGTGCATCACTTTTGAACTATATATTTAAGCTGATTAGTTCTCAAAAGTTGGAAAGGATTAAGTCCATTTCAGTAAATCATTGCCCTTTAATCTATACCATATCTTTCGatcaaaaaaaatctataccatatctaaattattttggcttcaACCCCCAGGTTCGAGTTGTTGATTGTTTGTTTAGTTTCCTGGTAATTTCTGTAGTCAAATGTCTTTTCATCCTTCATTCATTGATATCTTTTGTTGACATATTTATTTGCTCAATAGGTAATAGGGCTCTATGAGAAGGTCTAGGAGATATTGATGAAAGAAAGCAATGTTCAGGTTAGCCTTTTtatttaattctttttctttatataaTTATGTGTAATTCCCCAAGATCTTGATTCATATTGTAGACGTATGCATTGATATTGTTAACTAGAGCATTAAGTTGCTTAAATCACAAAGTTTTTGCAGTTTATAAGCCAGCCCGTGTCTTCACTAATAAAGATCGCAGCATAAGTAGGCAAATGAACTTAGTTTTTGGGAAACTCATACAGAGTCTCTCTTTTAATAATCGTAGTGCTGCTGTTTAAGTACAAATGAATCTAGGTTGTCAGTTTAGATTGTTCAAAAATAAACCACTTTTTTTCTATTTAAGACTGTATTTGGTTGAGAAATAGTGATTGTTCTATATTGTCGTAGCAGACGAGTGAAATACATTATCCAGAAAATACTTATTTGTTGTGATATATGACAAGTTAACAATAAGTTGCCACATTACTACAttaaaaatttattaatttatcaGTACTAGGAAAATCACTAGCTTGAGAGGCTCTTTTTGTATCTTTGAATCTCTACATAGAAGTTCGAGTTTATGTTTCTATCAGCTATAATCATGTAGTCTGCCATTTGCAAGACTGGATTTGAAGCAAACAAGGATCTGCCTACTGTGAAAAACACCATGATTGCAGGCAGATATTATGTAACTAAATATCTGGGTTCAGCTGCTTTAGTAAAATTTCCCTCTAAATTTGGGTTTAATTCACTTCTTCCTTCGGCGTACAGTTTCAAAATTATGAACTTCATGCCTGTGTCAATTTTTGGTGGATTGAAAGAACGGATAAGGAATTATCATTTATCTGTGAGTTAGTTATGTTTGCTATTAGTTGCGAAAGTagtaaattcaaattttggtttgATCTGTTTGGAAAGGTAGAACTTGATGATGGCATTATGTGCTTCAAGTTGATGAAGAGTCCCATGATTCTGTTGTGCACGATATTTTTCTACAGCATATTGTTTACCTGATGGCAGCGTCTAGGCAACAATGCTGCCAACACTCTCTTCTTTTTGCACCGCATAGTTGATGTAAGATCTATTGGAAATTATGAACTTCATGCCTGTgttgtttggttttggtttgaatTGCGTAATTGGTAATTGCAATTTATAAACCTACCAAAGTCAGAGACCTTCCATAACCAGTAGATCTACCTGCTTTAATTCTAGCGACTGGCAACCGTTGGAGGTGGGAGTTGAATTAGGAGTACTAATCATACTTTGTGAAAGGGTTGTAATTGTTGGATTTGGTTTGGATTGCGAAAGTGTTTTTAGTGCAGAAGTGTTCGAAAGTGTTTGGATTTTACTTGGGAATGTTTACAGGATGATGTACATTATTCCTTCCTTTATTTATATTCTGTGGGCGTGGGACTATACTTGGCACTTACTATGATATTTTTGATAAAACTTGCAGAGATTAAGCTATATCGGGAATCTGTTGAATGTCTTATAGGAAACTCAGGAGGACAACCAGGAGGTGCTTCGATTCTTTTATTGCTATGAGGGATGACTTGCCACTCAAGGATTGCTCCTCGCAAGCAAAGACAAGTTTTATGAAGCCCTACTCCAAGTTCAAGATACCTTCCAAGTGTAAGAATTGAGATGCTTAAAACTTTGGAAGTGCCTTATTTATTATCAGTATTCTAAATAATTCATATTGTACTCTCTTCAACAGAACTGCATATCTAGAGTGCCAAAATGAAAACCAATTTTGACCCTTCAAAAATTGTTCGGAGTCTGACATGTTGTCTTCTCGATCAATTTAGTACGTATAAAATTCAAGAAACCCGCAGTATCGCGCGGGCCTTTTTGCTAGTAAACATCTAAAGTAAAGCCCAAACTGATGTAGTTAGGATAACCTACTTAATTTGGGATATAGTAACATTATGATTGTTTAATCAAAGTTCATTTGCAGGCATGATGTTTCTGAGCTGGAGCAAAAGCTTAAGAACAATCAAAGATACTCTCAAGTCTTCAACAAAAGGTTGATAATTTGGCATCAaaggtttgtttctttttccttacATATATCTTCTTGCTTTGGTCAATAATCATCCTACGGTAATCCACTATTTGCTACTTTTCAAATCGTAGTGCTGCTGTTTATTAGTGTTATTCTGTAATTATTGTGGTAGTTGAGGCTGTTGCTTATTTAGATTGCTGCCGTAAATAGCTTTTCTTAGTTCATTAATCCAGTGGACATCTTGCCCATTGCTCTGTAGtctgttctttttttattttttttatttggagaaTAATCTCTGTAGTCTGTTCTAGTTTAGTTTCTCCACGGAAATTTTGTTTCCTATcacaaagagagaagaaaagaacgTCTGGTTTATGCTCTAGCTATCACTCCTACACAAAACACATACGTGGAcacctagttttttttttcaaggacgTCTTCTTACTTTGACTGTCATTTTGGTACCGCGGACTTACAATGTGGAGCATCTGACCAGTTCTGTTGTACTATAGAGCAACTTTTATCATTCTACAAATGTTTTGTTCTTGGGGATTTCTCTAGCCTGTTGGATTTTCTTAGTTTGTAGGAAGATGACATTTTGGTTTCAAAGAATCACTGGAGGTAGCTTGTGGAGAGGTATTTGAAGCATGTGGTTGAAAACAGACTTAGAAAGTAGGtctctctttccttcttttcttctcagtTCTCCTATATGTACTGAATTATACTTTTTAATTGTTATGCAGTTGTGCCACTCTTTTTCGTTTCCATCATACTCACCAGTGACGGTTCCTTTTTATGTCATGAAAATGGGTGACGAGAATGCTTTGGCTCTTTCTTCTCTCCCAATAGACATGTTGTTCTCATCTCATCAGTTTAAAGTCACTCAATTTCGTTGAATTAAAGATACAAGTTACAATTtagttggagaaaaaaaaaattctttataGTTTCTCGAGTCATAATTTACAGTAGTCATATTAAGTATACCCATCCAGATGCAAACTAGTCATTATTGCTGAGCAAATCATATAACTCTAGTCAGTCCCTTGTaaagccatttttttttcttttcttcttttcttcatctctAGTCAGTCCCGTGTTTCCGAATATTCAATTAGTTATGCAGCTAAATATGTGAAAGAGTATATTGAAGGAGCAAAACCAATTTTTTCTGTTGGGGAGTATTGGGATTCTTGCAACTACAATGGTCATGGTTTGGACTACAACCAAGGTATAATATATTGATGTTTATTGGGCACTATTCAACTAATCAGATCAACGAACCACATTCACTTCAGTTATTCTATATGAATAAAGTTATAGGCATGAATGAAGCTCTAGTCTGAAGTGTTAATTAAAATACCTCAAGGTTGATAGTATTAGTTAATATAGAAAGGCTAGCTTGAATTTAGTAGTAATGACGTTACtttggttctctctctctctgtctctctctcgtTTTACCTTTATTAGAAGTGCTTATGTTTACGTGGACTCCATTTGTGCAGATAGCCACAGACAGCGAATAATAAGTTGGATTGATGGCACAGGACAGTCAACTGCATTTGACTTCACAACCAAGGGAGTTCTTCAGGTATCATCCATTTTCAATTGGACTGAGATGTTGAACTAGCTCCCAGCTGACTGCTACACCCACATATGCACACATAAAATCTTTCTCTTGAGTGGACATCTgcatttgttcttgttttgactATTGTATATGAGTCCTGGCCATTATAACCATTAGTATCCAGTAATTTATGCCAAGTTTCCAGACATTTTTGTTATGAACCTGTTTATTTCTATATAAGAAACTAAAATAGGCAACTATTACATCAAAATATCTTCTCGTCTAAGCACATGAGTACCCCAAGATGCTTGGTCATGTTATATTAGTTCATTTCTACAAGACTAGCATTTTAATTGAGATTTCCTTTTAAcatgttatttttgtttctccCCTATTTTGGTGATAATCATGCATGTTTCTGCGTAGGAAGCTGTCAAGGGACAATTATGGAGATTACGTGATCCCCAAGGGAAGCCACCAGGTGTAATACAGTAGTACAGCTAGCTAGTTCCTATATttaacttgtgtctagtagaaattctttcttcattaagcatttggacttgtctgcagatttagattagtagatatgggccattttgaattgatgctcatgattaggtttgtgtacatgagataATGGTGGATTAGTGGAAATTGCAATgagtgattttggatgtggattttgtGGTTTCATGAATATGCAATTTTAATTTCTagatgcatgcataccaattgtaacaggaGACTACtaatgtgttatctcaaattgcaagctacaacaaaagcacaccaaaatgtgtggttgcagttgaacaaaaacaacacaaaaaccaattagaagtctattgtctttttggcattgggacgacagaaaattgtagtctaaagggcaaaacaacaacataagttacacgaaagtattggctaaagcgtataataacaacaaataagtgtggttggaatcaattgcagacaatataaaagacctaataaaagacctttcacacaacacttaagtgTCATATGTATgtaccctagaacgacacttaattgtcctcttatgctctttacgaccacatataattgtcgtttaaagtaaattagcacaacctttaattgttgttgtatgagagaagacactacatacgagtcttcatatttcttatttaagggcattcagaccacacaaataagtcttgcaaatatgcttcacacaatagtatttaaaaaatactgtggttgttttgtttatcagacaatacaaaactgttgtttgaatgcttttaaagatacagctcacaatgttcccaaaatgcaaaactcatcagacaacacaagacttttatttttttatgtcgtctgatgcccccaagagacgacaccatactagacgacatatttttgttcgttcagacgacagaacagacCTTTTTGGCATAGTAGACGCAAACTCTAGGAACCTGATTCCTCTTCTCTGATTTTGGTTGCTACGTCTCCCTATGCAGACATCCTTTGATGTCATTGTCCTTCCATATTTTTCTTGATGCTGCTCCCTCCCTTGAGGCTACTTTTGCCTGTTTCGTTTTGCTTCTCAAGGAGGAGATCTTTAATCCATACTGCTCTGTGTATGTTGTCACTAgttctatttttattattatttatttatttatttatttttatttgtttttattttattattattattattattattattattattataataataataataatatgtgGGTGGCTGTCTAGTCAGCTTTGTAAATATTTTAGTCAAACTAGTAATTCTTAAGGCACAAATTACATAGACAAATCAAGTTTATTTAACCTGAACTATTAAAATTATTCAAGTTTAAACCCGGCTCAAACTCGATAAAAAGTAATTGAGCTGAGCTTGATCACCTCAGTATTCGACTCGGCTAGCCACATAATATTTTAGTAAAACAACTGAAAGACTAACATCTGCAAATGGTAATAAAATGAACTTAAAATATGAAGATCCCAAAGCACATGTTTATCAATTTGATGTCTGTTTTAGAACGTCTTTTTCAGTAACCAAAAGAGGCAAATAACACAATGACCAAAGTGGCTATAACAACGCCAAGGCAAGACAAGGACGGCAAACTTCATGATATGAATAGCTATGGTAACGTCATATCTTGGTTGGTTATCCGAACCAAGCAGTTAAGACATCTCTTTTCAAAAACCCCTACAATGGAAGTCAAGTAACCAAAAGAGGTCAAGTAATCTTTAGGCATAAAATATCATCAAAAGGTGGGTGCAAGTAATTCAAAAAAGAATGTCATCGAAAAAAgtaattcaaaaaagaaaaaacaaggaaaaagaaacagagaaagaaaaaggtcGGCAGACTATAAAACTTGATCAGCACTTGACTTGGAAACACATTTACAGTAATCATTTAATAATACTAATctgaattacaagaaaatagTACATAGTGACAACAATCCGAGAAATACAGCCACAAACACGAGTAGAATTTCTTGCCGTTCCAGTCATCTCTCCAAAAAATGAGACGATGGAAGTGGTATTACCCAAGCAAGATGTGTTGAGCGTTTGTACCATACCTTTTTACTATGAAATTGGTGCACTTTTTAAATACCGATCTGAAACAGTGTGCAAAACCATAAAATCAAATCCTTCAATTTCAGATACGTAGATTGTTGCTTGGTTTACATGAAAATGAGCTCGGAGCAGAACAGAGAAGATGCAGTGAACACACAATGTTATGTCATGGTTTTAGAGAATCAAAGAAAGCCCTTTGCTTTCTTGCTCTTTCTTCACTCTGTCTTCACATGGGAGAGATCTGGTTTCTTTATTAGCAACGCCGCAGTTGTAGATGTATAtagtcactctctctctcagctTGAGAATAAAAGAAGGTGTTGGCTGTGTGCTCGAAGCCATTTTTTAATGGTGGGCAAACTGTCGAGAAAAGCCATAATTCAAGCTTCAGCTAGTTTTAAGCGGGGAACAATGTTCATCGACTGGAGTTCCTGGAAGCAGCATTAAACAAGTCAAATATTGCTGACTGACCTTAGAGCTGTGACATGTCAAGCAACTATTGAGAAGCTAAAAATGGGGAAAAGAAtattgcttctttcttttcaatgAAATTATGCCTACATTTCCATAGCATCTGTCCACCATCGACATGAATATAACCATGAGCAATCTAGGGTACTACTTCTGTGATGGTGCCAACTCTAATAGCTTTGCTATGAGCATCTCTATCTATATCTTGTGCATAAGTCATTCACCCAATAAGTTACCTTATGTTTCGATGATTCTCATGATCCGGTAGTTATATTAAGGGCTTAACAACTACAATTGACGAAATCAATAATACAATGTATGAAAACTTCACCAATTCTTCCTTTTTAAAAAGACATCTCTAACCCCAATAAAAACTGATAATGCATAACAAAGTGTTCTTTGAAATGCTTTAACTGAGAATATCACCACTTAAATAACTACTTTAACAGAGAATATCAACACTTAAATAACTATGTGCTAGATTTTAAAAATTACATTTCTCAAAAAGAGGTAAAAGAATAATAATTATTGCCAAGCTTTACCTGGATCAAGAGCTTGCAAGCATAGGGAAGCTTCATGGTAGAAATATTATCCCCATTTTTGCATGAGGAACAAATTCCCGCTTTCATCTTGTGGTTGTAATAACCCAATAAACCACACACTCTGCAAACCTGTGAAAAAGGTTGATATTAGCTCTGCGTAgaatttgaacttttgaagCACCTGTGTTTGCAAAACCTTCAGAAACATTAAAGTTATGATTTGGCATCAGATCATTTTGTTTTGTGGAAGACCTACAATAAAATAGTCTATGACCACTTTCTAAGTAGGGCTTTGTTCTTATATAATAAACTTCCCACCTAATGCCCCCTTTTTGTGAAACATCCCACTTTGCTAAATGGCATTTTCCCACCTTCAACCATATTTGCTTCCTATAACCAAAATCTCTTTTAAAGGTAAGCTCCACAGTAACTTCTTAGCAGTTCCTTGTTCTTCACCAGCAGTTTACCTACTCCTAACCACCACTCTTTTCATTCTTTTGGCCACTGAATACCATTTAATCAACTGCTCATTTTTGAGTGCCCCCATAATGGCTGAAGGACAATCCATCATCATATTCCAATTAGCTTGTCACTTCCTTCCAATTTTGAAAAAACAGATACGAGAGTAAGCTTCCGAACAGCTTGCATAAGAGTCAATCTACCTCCTTTAACTAGCAACGTCTTTACCTCCTCTGCCCTGGATTCCAAAAATTTAGTGCTAGAGTTATCCCCCCCGGGAGAAGATCGAACTACTTTCAATGTCAAGATTGGATACTATAattctatatatattttaatactTCTCTAGTGTCAATGAGTCATTTAGTATGATAAGAGTC
This portion of the Rosa chinensis cultivar Old Blush chromosome 1, RchiOBHm-V2, whole genome shotgun sequence genome encodes:
- the LOC112184343 gene encoding probable alpha-amylase 2 isoform X2, whose translation is MWLKTDLETKYVKEYIEGAKPIFSVGEYWDSCNYNGHGLDYNQDSHRQRIISWIDGTGQSTAFDFTTKGVLQEAVKGQLWRLRDPQGKPPGVIQ
- the LOC112184343 gene encoding probable alpha-amylase 2 isoform X1 — its product is MWLKTDLESRSLFPSFLLSSPICTELYFLIVMQLCHSFSFPSYSPVTVPFYVMKMGDENALALSSLPIDIYAAKYVKEYIEGAKPIFSVGEYWDSCNYNGHGLDYNQDSHRQRIISWIDGTGQSTAFDFTTKGVLQEAVKGQLWRLRDPQGKPPGVIQ